The window gaggCATTAGATATTGATGAAATTTCTGCTGGTAGGGGCTTGAATCAACAACTTGGTCTTTCAAGGGCTTGTGATACTCGTTGGGGGTCCCATTCCTTTAGCAAATTATTCTTATGTTTGACTctattcttgatgttcttaaatCACTTGTTCTTGATGCACATAATATGGATGAAAGAGCCAAGACAATGGAACATCTCGAAGCTTGTCGAACATTTGAGGCTGCGTTCATGTTACATTTGATGAGAGATATTTTGGCTATCACAAATGAGCTTAGCAAATGCTTACAAAAGAAGGAGCAAGATGTTGCAAATGCCATGCTACTTGTTAAAGTAGCAAATAGAAGGTTGCAAGTTTTAAGGGAGAATGGATGGAATTCTCTTAATGATAATGTGTCTCtattttgtaagaaaaatgatattttgatacctaACTTTAAGGATCCATATGTTAGCTCTCTAAGATTCTGCCGACAACTTGCCGACTATACAGTCTTACATCATTACTGCGTTGAAGTATTTTGCAATATTATTGATTGACAACTTCAAGAATTCAATGATCATTTTGGTAAGGTGACAATGAATTTGCTCCATGAAATTGCTTTTTGGGATCCAGTTAACTTATTTTCAAGTTTTGGCACTagaaaaataatgagaatgaCCAAATTATATTCAAATGATTTTGATGAAGTTAATATAGGTATTCTTGAGAATCAACTTTTAAGTTACATTGTTGATGTTCGTGATGTTGATGAAAGATTTTCCGATGTGAATGGGCtttgtgatcttttcaaaagattagttcacacacaaaaatattcaaattatCCTCTGATATTCCGCGTTGTGAAACTTGCTTTACTTCTACTAGTTGCCAAATTGTTCATTGAAAGAGCTTTTTCGACAATGAAGTTTATCAAGAATGACTTGCGGAGTCAAATGAGTGATAGTTTTTTTAGTGGTTGCTTGGTGCGTTCTTTGAAAAAAGATGCATTTGATAATATTTCTAATGATGCTCTTATTAAGACATTTCAAGATATGAAACCTCATAAAGTACAATTGTAATAATGTATGTAGTTGCATtttcaatatcaaaattatgttttgattagcttcttcaaatattttatttttaaagaatattttgattgtCTCCACTTATATACACTTGAAGTGTAACAAGTTTGCAAAACATACATCAAATTCCTTATAGTGTGCCCTAAAATTTTGCTATCGGGTTTAGCAGGTAGTTGCTGCCATCAGGAAAATGAATTTAGTATGTCTCAGATTTAGGTTCTTGCTGGTTCTTTTGATTCAGATCTTAATAGCATTGAAGTTGGATGACAGGTactgttctttttcttttttctagttTATCTTTTTTATGATAAGTTCAATTCTTCATGGAATAAACATCTGGCAAAAATGTTAGGTAAGGTTGTGTATAGTTGATAAGTTGTCAATTTGATGACTTGCTAGCACCTTTTAcgcctaaattatcatgtttttccattgatttgatggtactctcttaattaatgcccatttatgtaggtaaaagtaaaaagagaagatTGGGAAAGTTATTCAAGTCATCAAGAGGCCAAATGTGAAGGAAATGAGTCATCCGTTTCACATCCACTTTGCATCCGTTTCACATCTGCTTTGGAGCTGCTAGCCATTTTCTCTCTGTTTGCTCTTCATCCGTTTTGGATCCGCTCAAGTAGATCAAGAATAAGGtggcagttttgtaattttcatcaaatgtagAGTGAAGTTTAAAAGGGGtcttttagctcatttttcaaaCCTAAGTTTTCATCTCTTAGCATGATAACCTCCATTTTAGCTCTTagcttctctcttctcttttagcaCTTACCTTTTCATCTTTTAAGATTTTTGTACTAAGCTTGAATGAAAAATACATGGTAGTGATTTTcctttgaagaattattgaaacccCAAGTGTGGAATTACATTGTCTCTATCTCTCATGGATGAGGTTAATGATAAATTTGGTATATTATTATTCcttttatctatgagtagctaaatttcaaTCTTGTGGTTATGCTTGCTTAGGTAGCGGTAGTGCATGGGTTTTAGCTAAATATTTTTCTAACTAGTTAATTGTGATGGGTGTTgcatttatttcataaattaattgAGAGTTGGGGTTGCAAATTTCAACCACCCTATATTTCAATGTATTGATGGTGGTTGCGGTCTTATGGTTGGGATCTTCGCCCGcgggatctatcactacatggagtGAGCTCATGGAGGCATTCTTGGAAAGATATTTTCCTCCTTCTCGGATGTTACAACTAAGGGATGAAATCATCAACTTTCACCAACTTATTGGCGAACCTTTATATGAGGTTTGGCAACGATTCAACAACAAGTTaatgcaatgcccaaatcatgaggttcCGGATAAGATGTTTCTACAAATTTTCTACAGGGCGTTAGATCAATTGAACAAGACGGTAGTCGATAATGCGGTCGGGGGTTCTCTTGTTAGACTATCGTATGGTGTTGAGCCAACTTTATTAGATTAAGTGACCAAGCAAAGTAAAGGGTGGCACACAAGAGATACCGAGGTGGTCGTGGGGGCTCCCTCCGCATCTTTTGTGAGCCAagagcaaaagaaaaaagatgaagaaagaaatTCAAATATGACTAAAGTGATGACACAACTTGGTCTTCTTACCAAGCATATTATTGGGGCTCCTCCAAAGGCAGTTAATGTCGTTGTTTCTAAGAGTGCTAAAGCTTATGATAATGAGGAAACAGAGTCTCTTGATGAAGAAATTCGATTCTTGTTGAACCAATTGAGGGGTTCCCGCCCTACCTaccaaaggcaaggtgggaatcaaggttggaagaaAAGAGATCGTGATAGAGATTGGCGTGATAGAGACCATGATTGGAGAGATAAGGAGAGATATTATGATCGGTATGTACCTTCACATGATCGAGCAAATGGTAAAGAGTCAAATTCCATTAACCCAGATAAGCTTAAAAGTGAAGATGTCCTTACTCGAATTTTAATGGGTATTGAGGAGACCGACAAGATAGTGAGAGAAATGAAGGTGACTTCTCACAACTAAATCAAACGGTGACATCTCACTCGGCCTCTATTGTTTTGCgaaaattttaacttttgaagagagtcgccacttaattttgaaaaggaattaagaaacctttataaaagttacttcaaacaattcaaaataggaaaatcatttaaagttagagattctgagtaagcagttcttattaacgttttaggaaggtgttagacacctaaaacgtccgctaacttgcagttatccgaattgtttgaaaacatcttttgattaacttctgaaaagattaatttgttgaaatagtgatttgattttttaaagacttgtgtaaaatagatttaggcgacttagtagggattttaactaagtctaaacaaaactaataagcaaataaacacataaaaggggaagggaggagaaagtaaaggatttaagCCATTGGACCTAAATCAACGAGacctagtctaattgggcttcCGACctatttcacctgtcctaaactattttttgagcctttggctcgagtcttgctccacctatattaaatacaacttcGGCTTCGAGGACCAAATGAATgaacaatgaaagaaaaagagcAAATAAACGATAATAAAATGACAACAATAGGTAGATAATGACAATAAATAAAGAAACAGAAATAAGGCTCGGGCTTCGTCGTCGCTTTAAGTATGGGATTTTAACCCATTATTCCTCTTTCAACTTCTTGTATCTGTATGCCATGCAATTTTCTTTCTCAAAGTCTCCTAAAGGATGGGCCTCCATGGCCCACTGCGAAACGCAAGGGAAAAAGTCCGTTTGGACTCTCAAGAGGGTTCATGCAAAGCAAGAAAGTAATGACCATTAATATGTGATCaactaagaaagaaaaagaaaaggggagttaaaggagaaaaacacaaaaattcaatcaaggaaataaatatatatataaaaaataagatgcaTGACATATGACTATCTGAAGGAAAGACATCACAGAGTAAACTAACTCCTAGTCAGTCATAGCAAAACCACAAGGCTAAAGAGAAGTGTGAGGGTGCGTTCATATAGGCAAACAACATGCTGAGTCAAAATCTTCCCTATGCGTACCCTCAAAATCCTATAAGATTAGTTGGAAAATAACAAATAGAAAACTCAAAATATCGGACCATGGAGAGGCAATCAAAGAAAATTAGTTTGAGCAAAGCGGGAGAATTTCCCTTACATCAAATGCACTGCCACCTGCTTAAATCTTTCATATTAATTAATGAGTTGAGGAACTTTAGCTAACACTAGCAATCCACCCAAATAATTGACATAAAATACATCGTCAGAAAACTATATAAAACACCAAGAATGAAACACGGGGAATCCCAAACACATAATGAAAGACTCGTTTCTCTTAATGGTCAAAATAATCTTCACATATTATAACCTCAAAATTTAAACATTCAGGCTTCGAACGAAATGCGATGGGTGTTCATAAACCGGGTTATTTCAAAGTCAAGATCATATCTTCATTATACAATATCATTTAGACTCAAATACAATGTCGAAGGGACCCTACCCATCCTCTTTTCAATAAGACAATTACATTTCCTTTGGGGatccaaaaaatagaaatattgaCTTAGAATGAACTCGAAGGAGAAATAACAAGTTCAAACTTTACAATCCCATAATGACAGGAACACTGAGATCAGGTAAACGAACTCTGGAAACCCAAAATTTATCAAATGGAACAAAAATAAGCCACCTCAGTCATGAAAAGATCAACAAAATTCCAACAGAACTTTGATAAGCGCCAAAACACGGGACTCTAATCGTCGATTCAGGTAAACAGAACTCTAGCAGCTCTACACTTACTAAACAAGTCAAAATACTGAACCTTACCCGCGAGATCAGATAGAACAACATACCTGCACCCTGAAActatgaaataaatgcaaaacaCGAACTTGACGTAGGATCGTTTGTAATAGGATATTATTAGCCCTGCAACTATTAACATGTGAAACTTTTACGTAATACCAATTATAACACGATACAGCGGCTAACCAGTGAAGTGAAATAGTGGATTAAATCCACGATCAATACCAATACAAAGCAGCGAATcgaaaaactaattaaaaagtttaaaatcaaGTAGTAGATTACGAAGTTGAGACAGGCATGTGAGACTCAAGCAGTATTCCTTAACAGCTAAGCTGGCGATTTGACACCACACATAATTATACGACAAGCAACAATTTTAGCAAACTATGCTCTGTGGTGTTAAAGACCTCTACAACAGACAACCCAAATAGACAACCCATAATCATTTACGATACACAGATAACTACTTCTACGAAGAAAGAGGGATGAAGCAGGAAACATCAAAATGAAGCAGAAAGAGGGACGAGCGTGCGTTTACCTCTTTCGGGACAGCAAGCGGGACGATCAGCTATCAGTAAACTTATCGCTACTAGAATCTTACGACGTTGACCACCAACAGAGTGTCCTTTTGCTTTTACCTCTTAGAGATTTTGAAACCCCCCAAGATTTTCAAACTAAATATCTTCAAACCTtagcctttttttaaaaaaatatttcgaACCCACTTTGCTTCTAAAACTTCCAACTCAAAAGGCAAAGAAGAGGAGAGaataaaattcccaaattttctcTGCAGAGAATCTAACCCCCAGATTTTTCCCCCAACTAAAAAAAATCCCCCTGTTTCCTACCCTAGAATTTTTTGCCCTAAATCTAGAACCCTGacttttatcctcaaaatttctaaccctaattttgacttcctcccccccttttctcttttttttaatgaaCGAAGGGTCTTCTTATATAGGAGATGACAAGGGGTAATTCAGGGACTTGAAACAAAAGGAtgtttcaaatttgaaattcGAAAATCCCCCTTTGGCTTGGGATTTCCTCAACAAATGTACCCATTTTGACAGAAATGGTGGACCAATAAAAATGGAGCCAAACGAATTCCATTCGAGAACAAATTAAACCCCCCCAGATATGTACGAATTCGTACCACCTTATCCAAGAAGAATCAAACTTAGACGTTGGGGAGTACACGTACACGAGTTCTAGAAGGCTCTCAAATTTTCCTTGTACGGACTCGTGTGAGAGTCATGTGACCCATACAAGAGGACAAAAGAGCGGTTTTGGGGTCGATTTAGGGCCTGAAATCAGATCGGGTTGGGGGAGCCGTGATAGAATTTGGTCGATAGTTCGGGTCGGGCACAGGTGAACTGCGCGTGGATGGAGGTTGTTTTTCTTTGTTGAGGTTGGAAGCTGATCTTGTTttagaaagaaagagaaatggaTGTAGTAGGTCGGGTTAAGTGTTTGGGTTTGGGCTGGTTGGATAGTTTTGGTTGGGCTGATATGAAAAAGAATAAAGGGGCtggtttgagttttttttaaatagtaaaaaaaagttaggttGATTTGGGTAAATTAGGGATTTAgactatttattaaatatccaTTGAATGACAAATTAGGTGATCGTATTTAATTTAGCCTAACCCCAAATTAAATTGACCAATTGTTATggtcaaaataattttagttgagGTCTAattcaataaattgactaaaataATGACATTTGAAATGAATTAACAACCAATTCAATTCCGAAGtttcttgattcaataaaatcgAACTCATATtgatccaaataaattattttggagaataaattaaatttaaatcaatatcttaattatttgaaattattttcaacaCGAACCTTGATTAAGATCCGATATTTGGTAAAACAAATATGCAggtatcaaaattatataacttcgtataattgaatacgataatgtATAATTGctttttaaaatgatgaaattacgtacaaaaaatattttaaaaaatcttttattCGACTCagataaatattgtaattttatttgaaaatcgaagaaacttcGAATTGAGCTTAGTTATGGagtgcaaaaattaggtgtcaacaactaccCCTCCCTTTGTgtagggtggatgtaagtaactCTGAGAAAAGtaaggttgacgttcctaatttttgtccgaccatagaTTTGAATCTGGAAGAGGCTGGTTTCCGCACGAGTTTCATAGATTCATGGAcgaacctcggtatcaggtttcctacagatctcaggttacatgagaattcaggccacttgtagttcatagagcttgatttaaagcacgattttcaaaaaattcacaagctatctcAGTTTTAAAGTTTTATACTAGACATGCTTAAACAATCCAGGCGCAGGTCAGCCATAATTGGGACACAGGTCAGCAGTGTATTCCATCGTGAAATCTGCTTAGACATGCGATGGACTTGCTGCAGCAGTCCAAGCACAGTCCAGGCGCATGTTGGAGCAAGAAAAGTTGGCACGTACTGCCTTGAGGTGCACTGGAACTGCTTAAGCAGTACAGTCACGGGTTGAACACAGATGACGCGCAGATCGTTTAAAAAATTTCACTGATGCTTTAAAACGGGTCGAATTTTATGGGCCTGACCCGACTCGGTCAGCCCAAAGTCTTTTTAAAACACttaaaagtagccaaaaacagtGAACATTTAAACTTTCTCATTACAACTTTTTTTTCAACGTGCCTTTATCTCAAACTCAACGCACTCTCTTTCTCTACCAACAATTAAGCTAACAAGAAGTGAGATCATTCTTTCGGACTTGTGCTTCAATTTTCTCCTCTCTTAAATCAAGAAAGGTATGCTCTCTCATGACTTCACTTTTGAATTCTCTCAAAGATGGACATAGTGCTTCATAGTTTATGATGATTTGTCATTTGAGTTAAGTTTTTGTGAGCTTATTGGGATGGTTAACACTTGTTGGAATAATTATGTTGGCATGGGTGTTTTGTTTCACTTGCTTAATTAATGATGCTCTTTTAAATGAAGTTAGTgccccatatgtttgacaaaatgtccatTAAGCCTTGCTTGCTTATTTTGTGTAGTGGGTGGCTTAAGTACGATAGTATGAACACCTTGAATATATTTGGAGATGATTTGGTGGGGTGAGCTTGCTCTCTTGtgctcttattctctttctccaaGTTCTTAGTTGACATACCcactatgtgtttgatgaaatgacatTAAGAGAGGAATGTGTTGTATGCTTGTGATGGACAATGTGACTTTTCTTAGGACATGGTGTGGTCATTTCTTATGCATCGTTTTGGGTCCAATTGAACCAAATAATGAAATAGTTGGTAGTCATTAGTTGAGGGAGATTGTTGAGAAATAAGGCATCCATTGTTCTTGTTGGTCATTAAGCCTAACCGGAAAACATGAATGTTtgccttgccctatgatagattgaatAACATCATTCTTAAAGGTATTGGTCATTCTTGTTTCCATTGGAGGTTATGGATGTCCTATGAGCTAGTTTTGAGAAATGTGACGAATGTGAGACAATGTCGTCCCTAAACGACTAAGTGTTGTAATAAATGAAACCCATGGACTCTAGTGATGAGTTACCTTGCATGTTTCgccaattttcttttcttatatttatttttattttctttcttatcttacaaaattccaaaaatattttttaccttttgtcttttgttttggttttgttttgtttctttctcatAGGTATGTCTCCACGTAAAAACTTGCCATGAGAAATTATCCAGGGATGATGAGTCACTCTTCATAAAAGACTCGATGAGAGGAGCTCAGTCTGACGAGGCTCCTATTGAGATAGTACGATCATTCACCAACATAGACCCGAGCGCCTAGTGCGCCACAGGGAGTCTTTACCCTCTtttactctcttttatttctGTATTGGGGATAATGTAATATTTTTAGTGGGGGTGGGGGTATAGTTATGATTCATTTGATGGTCGGTACCTACTGTCTCATTTTATGGCATGTGGTTTGATAAATTGTGGAGACATATTCTATTTTATTACTTTGATGTTTGtgtactttagcccttgtggagTGTGTTTTTTTTATTGACATTGCTTTGGATGGGCCCTTGTTGGGCATCTTGATAATGATGTCAAATATTGTcgttttggttttgaatttgtgTCATGCACTTAATTTAAATGTGGTATCCGATTGTGCCCATTGCTCTTGTCGCCTTTTGTATATACGTGTCTAATAAACTCCAAGAGTTTTCTTCGAAACTCAGTTCTTTTCTAAGGAgaagatttttattttctctttcttttgatcttttatttttattttagtttagtttcttcGTCGAACCGAGTGATAATTCACCCATGAGGGATGGCGAGGCGACATTCTTAGGCGAAGTATCTAGTCATTTTGTTAACTAGGAAGAAGTAAAAATTCGAAAATACTTccaaaatgtcattggcaaggaataaaatatttttgaaaaaaaaaatcaaaaatctagTTGTAAGATCAAGGATGTCTTGAGTTTTCTTTTGAGTGAGATCACtaaactcaatttttggctctcttTTTACAAGGATGAGTTGTTGACTCAGAGTAACTTATgaagctcaaattgctcaaattggttgggagactaactttttgctctatgagtacGATGCCATGAGTGgtaagatttttgaataattcttgtgcaTTTGTCTAGTATAGAACTTGCCCCGAGTGTATTCAAAGCGAAATTCTAGGCAAGCTGGGGTTGGAAGATGACTCGAGGCCCTTTTTGACccgtcacatagccaaattcccaccCTAAGATTGTTCCCTAGTTAACCCATTTGAACCTTTTTGTCCTTCGTTCTTTCTTATTGTAATGATAACCATTctaaaacacctaaacccttttgaaaaccTCTCTTTTGGCACCTAAACTCCTTTGATGCGTTGCATGATTCTAGATAATGGATTATAggcaaaagcctaagtttggggggttGTGTAGTTGGGAGAAGATgatcaaagaaaagataagaaaggTTTATGTAGGGTTGTCAATGCATGTGCTTAAAAGACAAGAGAGGTGCTTGATAATAAAATTgaatagcctagcccatagaacttgaaaaaaaaaattaaatgagtgaGGGGCTAAGAAAGGCTTATAGGtagaaaatctcttgaaaaagtcaaagaagtgaaagaaagaaaatagtggCTTTGAATGGTTTGATAAATGCTAAACAAATAGTtaggaaaatatggaaaatgatttgaaaaagaataaggttgatggtttgaaaattttgggggtaGAAAGGATTGAGCTATGGCATTGAAGGAGGTCcgttagtcacttgatccatatgtATTCCTTCCCgcaccttaaaccttcatcttgacccgcaagaccttggtgattccaaactaagtaagtctacattagtggcgaaaaacacaaagggcaagcctatggttctattcaatgtacttgaatttctttgtgagagtgagtgtgaatttcttctttatttgagATCCCTTAAGAATTGAAATATCTTTGgtgtgtggagctaactcttgcaTGTGAGCGACATCGGTACTTTTGGGTAGAGGGTGATATTTTACTATCGGTTTGGGTAAATGAGTGAAGTAAGTAGCATTATGAAGATTGATACAATCGTTGATGATTTTGTGTCTTATCTTAAGATGTTTTTTGACTTGAAAAaattcatttgatacaaacttgcatccttgcttcataaatatgtgcttattgaaaagTTTTGGTTTGGTTGTTGCCATGACATGTGTGGAAAGTGTTTGTAGAGTTTTGTTAGCCTATTCCTTTAGTATAGTTTTCTTCTAGGTGAATTTGAACtaaataccctatctcattgaattttcttggttgcttgaggacaagcaatagtttaagtttgagggggtgataagtcgtcaatttgacGACTTGCTAGCACCAATTAAGACTAAACTATCatgttttttcattaatttgatgGTACTCTCTTACTTAATGCCCATTTATGTAGGTAAAGGTAAAAAGAGAAGATTGAGTAAGTTATTCAAGTCATTAAGAGGCCAAATGTGAAGGAAATGAGTCATTCGCTTCGCATCCGCTTTGCATCCGTTTTATATCTGCTTTGGAGCTGCTAGCCATTTGCTCTCTGTCTGCTCTTCATCCGCTTTGGATCTGCTCAAGCAGATCAAGAATAAGGtggcagttttgtaattttcatcACATGTAAAGTGGAGTTTAAAAGGGGtcttttagctcatttttcaaaCCTAAGTTTTCATCTCTTAGCATGATAACCTCCCTTTTAGCTCTTagcttctctcttctcttttagcaCTTACCTTTTCATCTTTTAAGATTTTTGTACTACGCTTAAATGAAAAATACATGGTAGCGATTTTcctttgaagaattattgaaacccCAAGTGTGGAATTACATTGTCTCTATCTCTCATGGATGAGgttaatgataactttggtatattcttatcccttttatctatgagtagctaaattttaatcttggggttatgcttgcttaGGTAGCGGTAGTGCATGgattttagttaattatttttctaactaGTTAATTGTGATGGGTGTTGCATTTATTTCGTGAATTAATTGAGAGTTGGGGGTAGCAAACTCCAACCACTCTAGAACCCATGTCATTCTTGAATGAGAGGACTTGGGTGAGGAATACATGCAACCAATAGcttgattcatttcatttaatgatatctcttagacataaggatgtcaattgaggcaatagatgtggaaaattgtcacacttgtgaggtgttcgaaaaaacccatttgtgaaatttggtgttgtaattgaaagattgatATCAATACATTGACAtttagcctacccatgacttttagctaaaagttgaataaatggtcaaatacccatgcatg of the Capsicum annuum cultivar UCD-10X-F1 chromosome 11, UCD10Xv1.1, whole genome shotgun sequence genome contains:
- the LOC124888799 gene encoding uncharacterized protein LOC124888799 — protein: MTSPTIQKDIVSAYKIETVKAILEELNDDYFFLLVDESFDVSRKEQMAIVLRYVDRMGFVMERLIDIIHQIILMFDSILDVLKSLVLDAHNMDERAKTMEHLEACRTFEAAFMLHLMRDILAITNELSKCLQKKEQDVANAMLLVKVANRRLQVLRENGWNSLNDNVSLFCKKNDILIPNFKDPYVSSLRFCRQLADYTVLHHYCVEVFCNIID